One Henriciella litoralis genomic window carries:
- a CDS encoding 4-hydroxybenzoate octaprenyltransferase — translation MTDTKTEHGPEEPIEAEFVEHSDASSSAPADSALPGWLTSLPDTLRPYAALARLDRPIGTWLVMLPAMAALAYTRIATGFFWIDIWWDLLIAIGAVTMRGAACTWNDITDKDFDAAVDRTANRPLPSGQVSVRNAYIFLALQVAVGFIAWLCLPTDAKVVALLALPLIVAYPFMKRVTWWPQAWLGFTINWGVLVAAAMATHVSMGTVLLYLGFAAWTVGYDTIYALQDKEDDALIGVKSSARLMGDKAVLGAFCFYLTAAAFFAAASAANSAPRLGALTVIGFLAHAVWQVYMVNRDEANALKVFKSNAWAALILLFGFTIAAIV, via the coding sequence ATGACTGATACAAAGACAGAGCACGGACCTGAAGAACCGATCGAAGCCGAGTTCGTTGAGCATAGTGACGCGAGCTCATCAGCCCCTGCCGATAGTGCGCTGCCGGGCTGGCTGACGTCTCTGCCGGACACGTTGCGGCCCTATGCGGCGCTCGCGCGGCTCGACCGCCCGATAGGGACCTGGCTTGTCATGCTGCCGGCGATGGCAGCGCTCGCCTATACACGAATCGCCACCGGGTTCTTCTGGATCGATATCTGGTGGGACCTCCTCATTGCGATTGGTGCTGTCACTATGCGCGGGGCGGCCTGCACGTGGAACGATATTACCGACAAAGACTTCGACGCCGCGGTCGATCGGACCGCTAACCGACCCCTGCCGTCTGGTCAGGTGAGTGTTCGCAACGCCTACATCTTTCTGGCGCTGCAAGTTGCCGTCGGCTTCATCGCATGGCTGTGTCTGCCGACCGACGCGAAGGTGGTGGCCCTGCTCGCCCTGCCGCTGATTGTGGCCTACCCTTTCATGAAACGGGTAACGTGGTGGCCTCAGGCCTGGCTTGGTTTCACGATCAACTGGGGCGTTCTAGTGGCGGCTGCCATGGCGACGCACGTCTCGATGGGCACCGTCCTCCTCTATCTCGGCTTTGCCGCCTGGACCGTCGGCTATGACACGATCTACGCGCTGCAGGACAAGGAAGACGATGCGCTGATTGGCGTTAAGTCCTCCGCACGCCTGATGGGCGACAAGGCAGTGCTCGGCGCGTTCTGTTTTTACCTCACAGCAGCGGCCTTCTTTGCGGCGGCGAGTGCAGCCAATAGCGCGCCGCGCCTTGGGGCGCTGACCGTTATCGGCTTCCTCGCTCATGCGGTCTGGCAGGTTTATATGGTCAATCGCGATGAGGCGAATGCCCTCAAGGTTTTCAAGTCGAATGCCTGGGCGGCGCTGATCCTTCTGTTCGGATTTACCATCGCAGCAATCGTCTAG
- a CDS encoding TldD/PmbA family protein, whose amino-acid sequence MTSSFKTPPPDILDKLIDNCLKAGASAADCSLGISEGVSVDVRGGTLENVERSESQGVSLRVLFGRRQAHVSGSDLSDDALKTMAERCVAMARAVPEDKYAGLADPDLLAKDPPALDLEGDGEIALERLEADAIEAEKAALAVSGVKTVSACGNGWSRSERWVAASNGFSSYLSGGSTGLGLAAVAERDGAMERDYDSWNVRKMADMPSPGEIGRTAGERAVARLGPRKVKTQKASVIYDRRVSSSLLSAFLSAISGPSVARGVSFLKDRLNEKVFADGINIVDDPFLEKALGCRNHDGEGLPVERKLLIDDGELTRWLLNTASASQLGLKPNGFASGGFGNPPGVGTSNTHIEAGTQSPEDMMRAAGKGLLVTDMFGPSINPNTGDYSVGVAGFWFENGEIQYPVSEVTIAGDLPSIFARLVPASDLEFRGRMNAPSLLVEDMSIAGN is encoded by the coding sequence ATGACATCAAGTTTCAAAACACCGCCGCCCGACATCCTCGACAAGCTGATCGACAATTGCCTGAAGGCAGGCGCCAGCGCTGCAGATTGCAGCCTTGGCATCTCCGAAGGCGTCAGTGTCGATGTGCGCGGTGGAACGCTCGAAAATGTTGAGCGCAGCGAATCGCAAGGCGTCTCTCTCCGCGTTCTCTTCGGCCGTCGCCAGGCGCATGTCTCCGGCTCTGATCTTTCAGACGATGCGCTGAAAACCATGGCCGAACGCTGCGTCGCCATGGCCCGCGCCGTGCCCGAAGACAAATATGCGGGCCTCGCTGACCCGGACCTGCTCGCAAAAGACCCACCCGCCCTCGACCTTGAAGGCGACGGCGAAATCGCGCTCGAACGCCTCGAGGCTGACGCCATCGAAGCCGAGAAAGCCGCGCTTGCTGTCTCTGGCGTCAAAACCGTCTCGGCTTGCGGCAATGGCTGGAGCCGGTCGGAGCGATGGGTCGCGGCCAGCAATGGTTTCAGCTCATATCTCTCCGGCGGATCGACAGGCCTCGGTCTCGCTGCGGTCGCTGAACGCGATGGCGCCATGGAACGCGACTATGACAGTTGGAACGTCCGCAAGATGGCCGACATGCCATCGCCCGGCGAGATCGGCCGAACAGCCGGTGAGCGCGCCGTGGCTCGTCTCGGCCCCCGCAAGGTGAAGACCCAGAAAGCCAGCGTCATCTATGATCGGCGCGTCTCGTCCAGCCTGCTCAGCGCCTTCCTGTCAGCTATATCCGGCCCGTCCGTCGCACGCGGCGTCAGCTTCCTGAAAGACCGTCTCAATGAGAAAGTCTTCGCTGACGGCATCAATATCGTCGATGACCCGTTCCTCGAAAAGGCGCTCGGCTGCCGCAACCATGATGGCGAGGGCCTGCCGGTCGAACGCAAACTGCTGATCGATGATGGCGAGCTTACGCGCTGGCTGCTGAACACGGCATCGGCCAGCCAGCTCGGCCTAAAGCCCAACGGATTTGCCAGCGGCGGCTTCGGCAATCCGCCCGGCGTCGGCACATCGAACACACATATTGAAGCGGGCACCCAGTCGCCTGAAGACATGATGCGCGCAGCAGGCAAGGGCCTCCTCGTCACGGATATGTTCGGCCCGTCGATCAACCCCAATACGGGCGACTATTCGGTCGGTGTGGCTGGCTTCTGGTTCGAGAACGGCGAGATCCAGTACCCAGTCTCAGAGGTCACGATTGCCGGAGACCTCCCATCCATCTTCGCACGCCTCGTTCCAGCGAGTGATCTTGAGTTTCGCGGCCGCATGAACGCGCCGAGCCTTCTGGTTGAGGATATGTCGATTGCGGGAAACTGA
- the trmFO gene encoding methylenetetrahydrofolate--tRNA-(uracil(54)-C(5))-methyltransferase (FADH(2)-oxidizing) TrmFO, with the protein MSIKPIHIIGGGMAGSEAAWQAANMGVPVIIHEMRGVRGTEAHQTDKLAELVCSNSFRSDDHTSNAVGVLHEEMRRANGLIITKGGDHQVPAGSALAVDREGFSEDVTATLEAHPLVTIVREEIDGIPQEDWDSVIIATGPLTSIKLAEAIRAHTGEEDLAFFDAIAPIVYFDSIDMDKAWKQSRYDKPGPHGDTAAYINCGMNEDQYNAFIDALIAGEKTEFKDWEKDTPYFEGCLPIEVMAERGRETLRFGPMKPVGLTNPHDPDVKSHAVVQLRQDNALGTLWNMVGFQTKLKYGAQADIFRMIPGLENAQFARLGGIHRNTFLNSPKLLDNQLRMKSMPRLRFAGQVTGVEGYVESAAMGLLAGRFAAAERLGLELAPPPPTTALGALIGHITGGHLEGKQSFQPMNINFGLFPDPDPETIPKKDEEGKRLRGKAKGRAKKGVQAVRALEDIQVWVDAQRASVAAE; encoded by the coding sequence ATGAGCATCAAACCTATCCACATCATCGGCGGCGGCATGGCCGGCTCCGAAGCAGCCTGGCAGGCGGCCAATATGGGCGTGCCTGTCATCATTCACGAGATGCGCGGCGTTCGCGGCACCGAAGCGCACCAGACCGACAAGCTGGCCGAGCTCGTCTGTTCAAACTCGTTCCGGTCTGACGATCACACCTCGAATGCTGTTGGTGTGCTTCATGAAGAGATGCGCCGGGCAAACGGGCTGATCATTACCAAGGGCGGCGATCATCAGGTCCCGGCAGGCAGTGCACTGGCCGTGGACCGCGAAGGCTTTTCCGAAGACGTCACCGCGACGCTGGAAGCCCATCCGCTGGTCACCATTGTGCGCGAAGAAATCGACGGCATTCCGCAAGAAGACTGGGACAGCGTCATCATCGCGACCGGGCCGCTGACGTCGATCAAGCTCGCCGAAGCCATCCGCGCGCATACGGGCGAGGAAGACCTTGCCTTCTTCGATGCGATCGCGCCGATCGTCTATTTCGACAGCATCGACATGGACAAAGCCTGGAAACAGAGCCGCTATGACAAGCCCGGCCCGCACGGCGACACAGCCGCCTATATCAATTGCGGCATGAATGAAGACCAGTACAACGCCTTCATCGACGCGCTGATCGCGGGCGAGAAGACCGAGTTCAAGGACTGGGAAAAGGACACGCCCTATTTTGAAGGCTGTCTGCCGATTGAAGTCATGGCGGAACGTGGGCGCGAGACGCTGCGCTTCGGACCGATGAAGCCGGTTGGCCTGACCAATCCACATGATCCGGACGTGAAATCCCATGCCGTGGTGCAGCTGCGCCAGGACAATGCGCTTGGCACGCTGTGGAACATGGTCGGTTTCCAAACCAAGCTGAAATATGGCGCGCAGGCAGACATCTTCCGGATGATCCCAGGGCTTGAGAACGCTCAGTTCGCCCGGCTTGGCGGCATTCACCGCAACACGTTCCTGAATTCGCCGAAACTGCTCGATAATCAACTGCGCATGAAATCGATGCCGCGCCTTCGCTTTGCGGGACAAGTCACGGGCGTTGAAGGCTATGTCGAAAGCGCGGCCATGGGTCTGCTCGCCGGACGGTTTGCAGCGGCTGAACGGCTCGGGCTTGAGCTTGCGCCGCCGCCGCCAACGACAGCGCTCGGCGCTCTCATCGGCCACATCACGGGCGGGCATCTGGAAGGCAAGCAGAGCTTCCAGCCGATGAATATCAATTTCGGCCTCTTCCCCGATCCGGACCCGGAAACCATTCCGAAAAAGGATGAGGAAGGCAAGCGCCTGCGCGGCAAGGCCAAAGGCCGCGCAAAGAAGGGTGTTCAGGCGGTTCGCGCGCTGGAGGACATTCAGGTCTGGGTGGATGCGCAACGGGCGAGCGTGGCGGCGGAATAG
- a CDS encoding inositol monophosphatase family protein: MRETEPDFSDDLRLLKDAAIEAGSRALAYFERGQVPSWEKYPGHPVTEADLAVNNMLQERLMSARPDYGWLSEETAVTRRTQLKDTVWCIDPIDGTRAFMSGEPYWAIGVSLIQNGQAVCGVVHAPALGETYVAETGKGAWLNGQRIFTSNRDEEDGCRMIASESMLTHPAWKVPWPRLELARPKPNATLLRMCWVAAGGWDATLALWRKSDWDLAAGSIIVSEAGGIASTHLGEPFIFNRSEPAQRSLIAAGKQLHPLLVERVKGVRLPDPNWTVRPYEKTNVTEPKPMADMPDSKQLLHLVIGGELKNVSGVEFEDLSKIDFIGAFPNYKAAYDAWKSAAQSTVDNAEMRYFILHAHKLLDPETGSHHHV, from the coding sequence TTGCGGGAAACTGAGCCTGACTTCAGCGACGATCTGCGTCTGCTAAAAGACGCGGCGATTGAAGCCGGAAGCCGGGCGCTTGCCTATTTTGAGCGTGGCCAGGTGCCGTCCTGGGAGAAATATCCCGGCCACCCGGTCACAGAGGCAGACCTCGCCGTCAACAACATGCTGCAAGAGCGGTTGATGTCGGCCCGGCCAGACTATGGCTGGTTGTCAGAAGAGACGGCCGTCACACGTCGAACGCAACTCAAGGATACGGTCTGGTGCATCGATCCGATTGATGGCACGCGCGCCTTCATGAGCGGCGAACCCTATTGGGCGATCGGCGTCTCGCTCATCCAGAACGGACAAGCCGTGTGCGGCGTGGTCCATGCACCTGCGCTTGGGGAAACCTATGTGGCGGAGACGGGTAAAGGCGCCTGGCTGAATGGTCAGCGCATCTTTACGAGCAACCGTGACGAGGAAGATGGCTGCCGCATGATTGCGTCGGAATCGATGCTCACCCATCCGGCCTGGAAAGTCCCATGGCCACGTCTTGAGCTTGCCCGGCCAAAGCCGAACGCGACGCTCCTGCGTATGTGCTGGGTCGCAGCCGGGGGCTGGGATGCCACGCTCGCGCTCTGGCGCAAATCCGATTGGGATCTTGCCGCCGGCAGTATCATTGTGAGCGAGGCGGGCGGTATCGCCTCGACACATCTCGGCGAACCCTTCATCTTCAATCGCAGCGAGCCCGCGCAGAGAAGCCTCATTGCGGCTGGAAAGCAGTTGCATCCTCTGTTAGTGGAGCGCGTAAAAGGGGTCAGACTGCCCGATCCAAACTGGACGGTCAGGCCCTATGAAAAAACGAATGTAACGGAGCCCAAACCAATGGCCGATATGCCAGACTCAAAACAGCTGCTTCATCTCGTCATCGGTGGTGAGCTGAAGAATGTAAGCGGCGTGGAATTCGAAGACCTGTCCAAGATTGATTTCATCGGCGCTTTCCCGAATTACAAGGCGGCCTATGACGCCTGGAAATCTGCCGCCCAAAGCACGGTCGATAATGCCGAGATGCGGTATTTCATCCTGCATGCGCACAAGCTGCTAGACCCTGAAACAGGTTCGCACCATCACGTCTAA
- a CDS encoding ABC transporter ATP-binding protein, which produces MVRERFRPHWGHFAIGTACAAITAIAAASYGYLLKMVVEGLEKLAGPTETSVPVTLWVLICVIGLAAIIRSVSLYGMTLANNTGVQRAIVDIQADQFASLTEGDFARLSGDKSGGFVSRFINDVNAMRDAGLRLANNLTKGVLTVIGVFITMLFMDWMLTLVLLVIYPIAFGPVIGLGNRVRKRSKQAQKQIGEVASLLSESFQSARVVKAYGLEEYQQARAKKSFVERSRLFLKVLTDRAAVDPILEITGGLALVGILALTAWRIAQGDTSLGNFVGVIGAVAVAAPELRALGTLNAVAQEGGAAADRVFEILDAEPSTPDRTDARELVSPRGSLDFRDVHFVYPDGSPALKGLSFSVNPGETVALVGPSGAGKSTIFNLLLRLYDPLSGAVLLDGNDVRTFTGASLRRASALVAQEALLFDDTIAANIALGRVGARRDDIKAAAKAANAHDFILSLPGGYEAPCGEMGRNLSGGQRQRIALARAILRQAPILLLDEATSALDAESEAKVQAALAEFAQDRTTLVIAHRLSTVRAADRIIVIEDGEVVEEGTHSQLMAAQGAYKKLVELQLS; this is translated from the coding sequence CTGGTCCGCGAGCGTTTCCGGCCGCATTGGGGCCACTTTGCCATCGGTACGGCTTGCGCGGCAATCACGGCGATTGCCGCAGCCTCCTATGGCTATCTGCTGAAGATGGTTGTCGAAGGGCTTGAAAAGCTCGCCGGCCCGACCGAGACCAGCGTGCCCGTCACGCTCTGGGTTCTGATTTGTGTGATTGGCCTGGCGGCCATTATCCGCTCGGTCTCGCTCTATGGCATGACGCTGGCCAACAATACGGGCGTTCAGCGCGCAATCGTCGACATTCAGGCCGACCAGTTTGCCTCGCTGACCGAAGGCGATTTCGCTCGCCTGTCTGGCGACAAATCAGGCGGGTTTGTCTCGCGCTTCATCAATGATGTGAATGCGATGCGCGATGCGGGCCTGCGCCTCGCCAACAATCTCACCAAGGGTGTGCTCACCGTCATCGGTGTCTTCATCACCATGCTCTTCATGGACTGGATGTTGACGCTGGTTCTGCTCGTGATCTACCCAATCGCTTTCGGGCCGGTCATTGGCCTTGGCAACCGGGTGCGCAAACGTTCCAAACAGGCGCAGAAGCAGATCGGTGAAGTCGCATCGCTTCTGTCTGAAAGCTTCCAGTCCGCACGCGTCGTGAAGGCCTATGGGCTTGAAGAGTATCAGCAGGCGAGGGCGAAGAAGAGCTTCGTGGAACGCTCACGGCTGTTCCTTAAAGTGCTGACGGACAGGGCGGCGGTCGATCCGATCCTCGAGATTACGGGTGGGCTGGCACTGGTCGGGATTCTTGCGCTCACTGCGTGGCGCATCGCGCAGGGCGACACCTCGCTCGGAAACTTTGTGGGTGTGATCGGTGCCGTTGCCGTTGCCGCGCCTGAGCTTCGCGCGCTTGGCACCCTGAATGCCGTCGCACAGGAAGGCGGTGCCGCCGCTGACCGCGTGTTCGAAATCCTGGATGCGGAACCTTCAACGCCGGATCGTACAGATGCACGAGAGCTGGTGTCTCCACGTGGATCGCTTGATTTTCGCGATGTGCACTTTGTCTATCCAGATGGTTCGCCAGCTTTGAAGGGGCTTAGCTTCTCGGTCAATCCGGGTGAAACGGTTGCGCTAGTCGGGCCATCCGGGGCTGGAAAATCAACTATATTCAATCTCTTGCTGCGACTTTATGATCCTCTGTCAGGGGCCGTACTTCTGGACGGCAATGATGTGCGGACCTTCACCGGCGCAAGCCTCAGGCGGGCCTCTGCGCTCGTCGCCCAGGAAGCGCTTCTCTTCGATGATACGATTGCGGCCAACATTGCGCTTGGCAGGGTTGGAGCCAGGCGGGACGACATCAAGGCCGCCGCCAAGGCCGCGAATGCCCATGACTTTATCCTGTCGCTTCCGGGGGGCTATGAAGCGCCGTGCGGTGAGATGGGGCGCAACCTGTCCGGCGGCCAACGCCAGAGAATAGCGCTCGCCCGTGCTATCCTCCGTCAGGCGCCCATACTGTTGCTCGACGAGGCGACATCGGCGCTCGATGCTGAAAGTGAAGCGAAGGTTCAGGCTGCGCTCGCTGAATTTGCGCAGGACCGTACAACGCTCGTCATCGCGCACCGCCTCTCCACCGTCCGCGCGGCGGACAGGATCATCGTGATCGAAGATGGCGAGGTCGTGGAAGAGGGCACCCATAGCCAGCTGATGGCCGCGCAGGGCGCCTACAAGAAGCTCGTCGAGCTGCAACTGAGCTAG
- a CDS encoding pyridoxal phosphate-dependent decarboxylase family protein produces MKSEDDAKHLPQTTLDPGDWSAFRTRAHAMLDAAIDKMERAGDGPVWTPVDDDLKRQLATGLPVKGRGVDAADDAIRSLLPHGVGNTHPRFFGWVHGSGTPANLIADIAAAALNANAGGRDHAAIQVERQLIGWMRDLFSFPETANGLVTTGTSMATISALKAARARATDLADRTSGIANTRLVGYTSAEAHACNARAFDMLGLGTDALRRIPTDDAFRIDTAALQTVIDADRAAGLQPFAIIGTAGTVNTGAIDDLPALAAIAARENIWFHIDGAFAASGIMSDRLRPKLAGIELADSIAFDFHKWCHVNYDAGFVLVREGDWLRSAFTTRPDYLQPKQRGLAAGEPWPVEFGPELSRGFRALKVWAHFQEFGTKRLGASISANCDLIEQLAALVDADPLLQRLAPVQTSICCFRYQPHDIDPAHLDAINDEIVIRLQETGIAAPSTTWLNGKLAIRVNITNHRTRPSDLTVLIDAIHALAPKAIADVTGRLESE; encoded by the coding sequence ATGAAATCCGAAGACGACGCCAAACACCTGCCTCAAACCACGCTTGACCCAGGCGATTGGTCAGCCTTCCGCACGCGCGCCCACGCCATGCTGGACGCGGCCATCGACAAGATGGAGCGGGCAGGGGACGGCCCCGTCTGGACGCCTGTGGACGACGATCTGAAGCGGCAGCTGGCCACTGGCCTGCCCGTCAAAGGGCGCGGGGTAGACGCGGCGGATGACGCGATCCGCTCACTGCTCCCGCACGGCGTCGGCAACACCCATCCGCGCTTTTTCGGCTGGGTCCACGGCTCCGGCACGCCTGCGAATCTCATTGCAGACATCGCTGCTGCCGCACTCAACGCCAATGCAGGCGGACGCGACCACGCCGCCATCCAGGTTGAGCGCCAGCTCATCGGCTGGATGCGGGACCTGTTCAGCTTTCCGGAAACCGCCAACGGCCTTGTCACCACCGGCACATCCATGGCGACCATCAGCGCTCTCAAAGCCGCCCGTGCCCGCGCGACAGACCTCGCAGACCGAACATCCGGCATCGCGAACACCCGCCTCGTCGGGTACACCTCCGCTGAAGCCCATGCCTGCAATGCCCGCGCCTTCGACATGCTGGGCCTCGGCACGGACGCCCTGCGGCGGATCCCGACAGACGACGCGTTCCGGATCGATACCGCCGCGCTTCAGACAGTCATCGACGCAGACCGCGCTGCCGGTCTCCAGCCTTTCGCCATCATCGGCACCGCCGGTACCGTCAACACCGGCGCGATCGATGACCTCCCGGCGCTTGCTGCCATCGCCGCGCGCGAAAACATCTGGTTTCACATCGATGGGGCGTTCGCGGCCAGCGGCATCATGAGCGACAGGCTGCGCCCCAAACTCGCGGGGATAGAGCTCGCAGACTCCATCGCCTTCGACTTCCACAAATGGTGCCACGTCAATTACGATGCCGGCTTTGTCCTTGTCCGCGAGGGCGACTGGCTACGAAGCGCCTTCACGACCCGGCCCGACTATCTTCAGCCCAAACAACGCGGCCTCGCGGCAGGTGAACCCTGGCCGGTCGAGTTCGGACCTGAGCTTTCACGCGGCTTTCGCGCGCTGAAAGTCTGGGCGCATTTCCAGGAGTTCGGCACCAAACGCCTCGGCGCATCAATCTCCGCCAATTGCGACCTCATCGAACAGCTTGCCGCCCTTGTCGATGCAGACCCGCTCTTGCAACGCCTTGCGCCTGTCCAAACCAGCATCTGCTGCTTCCGCTACCAGCCCCACGATATCGACCCAGCCCATCTCGACGCCATAAACGATGAGATCGTCATCCGCCTGCAGGAGACGGGTATCGCGGCGCCCTCAACAACCTGGCTGAACGGAAAGCTCGCTATCCGCGTGAACATCACCAATCATCGCACCCGGCCGAGCGACCTCACTGTCCTGATCGACGCGATCCACGCGCTCGCGCCCAAGGCCATCGCCGACGTGACCGGCCGCCTCGAAAGCGAATAG
- a CDS encoding DUF2855 family protein, which translates to MAEQHWMAKANIRDTKWVSENAEAGSGEVRLKLDAFALTANNVTYAAFGGEPMKYWDFFPASNPSYGRVPVWGFATVETSNVDGIEPGRRVYGYFPISSHLVVQPTRLSKTGFSDGAAHRQALAPVYNTYIFTDTDPIYVADREAEQMLFRPLYMTGWMIVDSLMNGKTPPKTVIISSASSKTALATAHGLHRQGVTVIGLTSPANVDFVKGAGLYSDVKTYDEASSLSPEAPAAYVDFVGRPALTAAVHNACGDALKRSLVIGMTDWEADRTPSGTLAGPQPEFFFVPTYAAERAKALGPEKLGAMTREAMVSFYPVSRNFVTPETVTGQAAIDAAWQASAAGEVAPDRGLICQL; encoded by the coding sequence ATGGCCGAACAGCACTGGATGGCGAAAGCGAATATCCGCGACACGAAATGGGTGTCCGAAAACGCCGAGGCTGGCTCGGGCGAGGTTCGGCTGAAGCTCGATGCATTTGCGCTGACGGCCAATAATGTGACGTACGCCGCGTTTGGCGGCGAGCCGATGAAATATTGGGACTTCTTCCCGGCAAGCAATCCGTCCTATGGGCGCGTCCCGGTTTGGGGCTTTGCGACGGTTGAGACGTCGAATGTCGACGGGATTGAGCCGGGCCGCCGGGTCTATGGCTACTTCCCGATTTCCAGCCATCTTGTCGTTCAACCGACCCGTCTCAGCAAAACCGGTTTCAGTGATGGCGCCGCCCACCGGCAAGCCCTCGCACCGGTCTATAACACCTACATCTTCACCGACACGGACCCGATCTATGTCGCTGACCGTGAAGCGGAGCAGATGCTGTTCCGGCCGCTCTACATGACCGGCTGGATGATCGTCGACAGTTTGATGAACGGGAAAACACCGCCAAAGACTGTCATCATATCGAGCGCGTCGTCCAAGACGGCCCTCGCGACGGCGCACGGGCTACACCGGCAGGGCGTCACGGTGATCGGGCTGACGTCGCCTGCGAATGTCGACTTCGTGAAGGGCGCTGGGCTTTATTCCGACGTGAAGACCTATGATGAGGCGTCCAGCCTCTCGCCTGAGGCCCCAGCAGCCTATGTCGACTTTGTCGGCCGCCCTGCCCTGACAGCCGCCGTCCACAATGCCTGCGGCGACGCGCTGAAACGCAGCCTGGTGATCGGCATGACCGACTGGGAAGCTGACCGCACACCATCTGGGACGCTCGCAGGCCCGCAGCCGGAATTCTTCTTCGTGCCGACCTATGCGGCCGAGCGCGCCAAGGCCCTCGGCCCGGAGAAGCTCGGCGCGATGACGCGCGAAGCCATGGTCTCCTTCTATCCGGTCTCGCGGAATTTCGTGACGCCTGAGACCGTGACGGGCCAAGCGGCCATCGATGCGGCGTGGCAAGCTTCGGCGGCAGGCGAGGTCGCGCCAGACCGCGGACTGATCTGCCAGCTCTGA
- a CDS encoding DsbA family oxidoreductase has translation MTKLTIEMVSDLVCPWCWLGLRRIQGAIALVPELDVELLFRPFELDPTIPEGGVNYRDYMASKFGPETEDSRWASMRQVLIEYGEAENIPFRFQDLKHRPNSFDAHRLVRWAQGQGKGAEAKEALFRAYFHDIRDIGDHDVLADIGAEIGLERDIIAKLLASGADVEETRKEADTFREMGVSGVPTYIAMRRIAVQGAESSEKLAKFLTASAAQLPQQRSYG, from the coding sequence ATGACTAAACTCACCATCGAAATGGTATCGGACCTCGTCTGCCCCTGGTGCTGGCTCGGCTTGCGGCGCATTCAGGGCGCGATCGCGCTGGTGCCTGAGCTGGACGTCGAATTGCTGTTCCGCCCATTTGAGCTGGACCCGACCATTCCTGAGGGCGGCGTGAATTATCGCGATTACATGGCCAGCAAGTTTGGCCCCGAGACCGAAGACAGCCGCTGGGCATCAATGCGCCAGGTGCTGATCGAGTATGGCGAAGCTGAAAACATTCCTTTCCGGTTCCAAGACCTCAAACATCGCCCCAATAGCTTTGACGCGCATCGCCTCGTTCGCTGGGCCCAAGGCCAGGGCAAAGGTGCCGAAGCCAAGGAAGCGCTGTTCCGGGCCTATTTCCATGACATCCGGGATATTGGCGATCATGACGTGCTGGCTGATATCGGCGCAGAGATCGGACTTGAGCGCGACATCATCGCAAAGCTGCTCGCAAGCGGCGCGGATGTTGAGGAGACCCGCAAGGAAGCCGACACGTTCCGCGAGATGGGGGTGAGCGGCGTGCCGACCTATATTGCGATGCGCCGTATTGCTGTTCAGGGCGCCGAAAGCTCTGAGAAGCTCGCAAAATTCCTGACAGCCTCCGCGGCGCAACTGCCCCAGCAACGCTCTTACGGATAA